One window of the bacterium genome contains the following:
- a CDS encoding caspase family protein produces the protein MSGRRCVALVLSCAVLMVGVWSAASAAKGKPPVVHKGPRYGQLKAPAHAVHRATKATLPFTDGFEATWPGEWSDTDYWGRTSSQAKTGTYSAYCVQDVAPDTGPYPNDSNEWLILGPFSTADLVSGQAVFQLQSQIEDYWDYTFAGFSTDGLNFWGTYFDADTAGWEQKTVSMTDPNIGDYTGKSQVWFALVFQSDSSVTDVGSYVDDVTISGAQGGVVRGRLMGPAGRPLHGACLTFTQNLVYAATEMYTKGDGNYSKILPVGTYVVAPHMPGYTFTPASKSVTITPGGNVIASFLARYRTGDGVVNRYALVVGISEYDDPGANLSYCDDDAADVHNWLTACGWSSANIRVLLNSQATKAAIMAGITWLVTSADADDIVLFYQSSHGTTEWDLPPYDELYDGIDESLCTYELTSNRFIRDDELSLWFRALRTRKYVVLLDTCFSGGQIRGVGVQGGSHQFFDFAPEGQEEVQARDLDDLNGGVVVTACRDYEYSYEFDALQNGLFTYYLVEGLSNSYADLNQNGFVSAEELYTYVRPRVDPYQTVDMWDGYPNELEFADLVPLMSATVPARGATGVNQTADLTITWTWTVNQASAESLFKLKDPAGNAVPGAFTWPTPNMVMCFNPTSALRADSLYTVEVAPGLVLNTGGVKWYGDKFTFRTGGTAAIARPLVVTAVAQSVSGGAEIRLNLSTAANVEAVITNIAGRVIRVLAPVDAEAGVSTLLWNGKSNSGLSTPAGQYLVRVRARDASGNSASFITPLRK, from the coding sequence ATGTCAGGGAGACGCTGTGTCGCGCTGGTTCTGTCGTGCGCCGTATTGATGGTGGGGGTCTGGTCGGCTGCATCTGCCGCGAAGGGCAAGCCGCCGGTGGTGCACAAGGGGCCCCGGTACGGCCAGTTGAAGGCGCCGGCCCACGCCGTGCATCGCGCCACCAAGGCCACCCTTCCGTTCACCGATGGTTTCGAGGCCACCTGGCCGGGCGAGTGGAGCGACACTGACTACTGGGGGCGGACCAGCTCTCAGGCCAAGACCGGCACGTATAGTGCGTACTGCGTGCAGGATGTCGCGCCGGACACGGGGCCGTACCCGAACGACTCAAACGAGTGGCTGATTCTTGGTCCCTTCAGTACGGCGGACCTGGTCAGCGGCCAGGCGGTGTTCCAGCTCCAGAGCCAGATTGAGGACTACTGGGACTACACGTTCGCCGGGTTCAGCACCGACGGGCTGAACTTCTGGGGGACGTACTTCGACGCGGACACGGCGGGCTGGGAGCAGAAGACGGTCTCCATGACAGACCCGAACATCGGTGACTACACCGGCAAGAGCCAGGTCTGGTTCGCGCTGGTGTTCCAGTCGGACAGCAGCGTCACGGATGTGGGCTCATACGTGGACGACGTCACGATCAGCGGGGCGCAGGGCGGGGTGGTGCGCGGTCGCCTCATGGGCCCCGCTGGCCGCCCCCTGCACGGCGCCTGTCTGACTTTCACCCAGAACCTGGTCTACGCGGCGACCGAGATGTACACGAAGGGGGACGGCAACTACAGCAAGATTCTCCCCGTTGGGACGTACGTGGTCGCTCCCCACATGCCTGGCTACACCTTCACGCCCGCCTCGAAGTCCGTCACGATCACCCCGGGGGGCAACGTGATCGCGAGCTTCTTGGCGAGGTACCGTACCGGAGATGGGGTGGTCAACCGCTATGCCCTGGTGGTGGGCATCTCGGAGTATGATGACCCCGGCGCCAATCTGTCGTATTGCGACGACGACGCCGCGGACGTGCACAACTGGCTGACGGCCTGTGGCTGGTCATCGGCGAATATCCGCGTCTTGCTGAACTCCCAGGCGACCAAGGCGGCGATCATGGCAGGGATCACCTGGCTGGTCACGTCGGCCGACGCCGATGACATCGTGCTGTTCTACCAGAGCAGCCACGGTACGACTGAGTGGGATCTGCCTCCGTATGATGAGCTATACGACGGCATTGACGAGTCCCTGTGTACCTATGAGCTGACGAGTAACAGATTCATCCGGGACGACGAACTGAGCCTGTGGTTCCGCGCCCTGAGGACCCGCAAGTACGTGGTGCTGCTGGACACGTGCTTCTCGGGCGGACAGATCCGCGGCGTCGGGGTCCAGGGCGGCTCCCACCAGTTCTTCGACTTCGCTCCGGAGGGCCAGGAGGAGGTGCAGGCGCGCGACCTGGATGACCTCAACGGTGGCGTCGTGGTCACCGCCTGTCGCGACTATGAGTACTCCTACGAGTTCGACGCCCTGCAGAACGGCCTCTTCACGTACTACCTGGTGGAGGGCCTCAGCAACTCGTACGCGGACCTGAACCAGAACGGTTTCGTGTCGGCCGAGGAGCTGTACACCTACGTGCGACCACGGGTGGACCCGTACCAGACGGTGGACATGTGGGACGGGTACCCCAACGAGCTGGAGTTCGCCGACCTGGTTCCCCTGATGAGTGCGACGGTGCCCGCGCGCGGGGCCACCGGTGTGAACCAGACGGCTGATCTGACGATCACCTGGACGTGGACGGTGAACCAGGCGAGCGCCGAGAGCCTGTTCAAGCTCAAGGACCCGGCCGGAAATGCGGTGCCCGGCGCCTTCACCTGGCCGACCCCCAACATGGTCATGTGCTTCAATCCCACCTCCGCCCTGCGGGCGGATAGCCTGTACACGGTCGAGGTGGCGCCCGGTCTGGTGCTGAACACCGGCGGGGTCAAGTGGTATGGGGACAAGTTCACCTTCCGGACCGGCGGCACGGCGGCGATCGCCCGACCGCTGGTGGTGACGGCTGTGGCGCAGTCCGTGTCCGGCGGAGCCGAGATCAGACTGAACCTGTCCACGGCGGCGAACGTTGAGGCCGTCATCACGAACATCGCCGGACGGGTAATCCGTGTCCTGGCGCCGGTGGACGCTGAGGCCGGAGTCAGCACCTTGCTGTGGAACGGCAAGAGCAACTCGGGCCTGTCCACCCCGGCCGGTCAGTACCTGGTGCGCGTGCGGGCCCGGGACGCTTCCGGGAACAGCGCCAGCTTCATCACGCCCCTGCGCAAGTGA
- a CDS encoding aspartate aminotransferase family protein — MSNWSHVDVATVPNLKCTPPGPLSVEWHQRASAHMKGYSSQVRLFPVAFESGHGVTLTDVDGNVYLDFSSGIYVTSLGHCHPKISEAVAQAAKTLMNCHDFTTPLKAKLLEKLASMTPGDLGGVQLYDSGTTAVEAGLRICRAANHPNLEFISFHKDFHGKTLGAVSLARLDPTQGLRAPGFHLVPRPFCYRCAFGLTHPQCNLHCLKYIGTVLKEETAGRVAAIVMEPVQGWAGSTVPPEGFMPGLRQFCDKHGILLFADEVLTCMGRTGKMFCVDHWNLVPDVLTLGKGFGNGFPVTAMVVRDKYKDQVEKISASTSYGGNPMACAAALASLEVIEEEDIIARAAHLGEVLTARLQQIKDRHPLVGDVRGLGCLLAIELVKDRETKEEATEEGTLVYQKGFAKGLAWVPAGNVLRLSPPLIMEDDVALKAMDIIEESIAEVERERGYR, encoded by the coding sequence ATGTCCAACTGGTCCCACGTAGACGTAGCCACCGTCCCCAACCTCAAGTGCACCCCTCCCGGGCCGCTCTCCGTCGAGTGGCACCAGCGCGCGTCGGCCCACATGAAGGGCTACTCGTCGCAGGTGCGGCTCTTCCCGGTCGCCTTTGAGAGCGGCCATGGCGTGACCCTCACCGATGTGGATGGCAATGTCTACCTCGACTTCTCCAGCGGCATCTATGTCACGTCGCTGGGGCACTGCCACCCCAAGATCAGCGAGGCCGTCGCGCAGGCGGCCAAGACGCTGATGAACTGCCATGACTTCACCACGCCGCTGAAGGCGAAGCTGCTGGAGAAGCTGGCCTCCATGACGCCGGGAGACCTCGGCGGCGTGCAGCTCTATGACTCCGGCACCACCGCCGTCGAGGCCGGGCTGCGCATCTGCCGGGCGGCCAACCACCCGAACCTGGAGTTCATCTCCTTCCACAAGGACTTCCACGGCAAGACGCTCGGGGCCGTGTCGCTGGCGCGGCTGGACCCGACGCAGGGCCTGCGCGCGCCGGGGTTCCACCTCGTCCCCCGGCCGTTCTGCTACCGCTGCGCCTTCGGCCTGACCCACCCCCAGTGCAACCTGCACTGCCTGAAGTACATCGGCACGGTGCTCAAGGAAGAGACCGCCGGGCGGGTCGCGGCGATTGTGATGGAGCCGGTGCAGGGCTGGGCGGGCTCGACCGTGCCGCCCGAGGGCTTCATGCCGGGCCTGCGGCAGTTCTGCGACAAGCACGGCATCCTGCTGTTTGCCGATGAGGTGCTCACCTGCATGGGCCGCACGGGGAAGATGTTCTGCGTGGATCACTGGAACCTCGTGCCCGATGTGCTGACCCTCGGCAAGGGCTTCGGCAACGGTTTCCCGGTCACGGCGATGGTGGTGCGGGACAAGTACAAGGACCAGGTGGAGAAGATCAGCGCGAGCACGAGCTACGGGGGCAACCCGATGGCCTGCGCGGCGGCGCTGGCGAGCCTGGAGGTCATCGAGGAGGAAGACATCATCGCGCGGGCGGCCCACCTGGGCGAGGTGCTGACGGCGCGGCTGCAGCAGATCAAGGACCGCCACCCGCTGGTGGGCGATGTGCGCGGGCTCGGGTGTCTGCTGGCGATCGAGCTGGTCAAGGACCGCGAGACGAAGGAAGAGGCGACCGAGGAGGGCACACTGGTGTACCAGAAGGGCTTCGCCAAGGGCCTGGCATGGGTGCCGGCGGGGAACGTCCTGCGCCTCTCGCCGCCGCTGATCATGGAGGACGACGTGGCGCTCAAGGCGATGGACATCATTGAGGAGAGCATTGCGGAGGTGGAGCGGGAGCGAGGGTACCGCTAG
- a CDS encoding C45 family autoproteolytic acyltransferase/hydrolase gives MLTATRFAVVEMSGTPYEMGLAHGKRCQALIKRLVRKFDDMMMPAAYHEAGREVVRGAMPIVQREAPDLYEETEGIAAGAGMSVEDIFRLNCASEVHAWRGCKDLEAVTTVPDGCTSFAVEHEGSSLVAWNMDWWRIWQPFLVLLHGQPAQGPRFRCVAFAGCVGRPGISERIGVSANYLPYRAAASIPSGRSDWAGPGVPYNYMTRMLLQQTSTPDALKLLERVPRMLCLNYTIGDSQGRIACVEALPHEMAVLKPTEGFLVHANSYHSPKLDGLTEEQQKTSDPRAYLARQILRERGMPLQRADIYVAQRAHFPGADTGVCVHTVYDKPSMTLLSFVADVAKQTLWVAYGSPCEHRFLPYRPL, from the coding sequence ATGCTCACCGCCACACGCTTTGCCGTCGTCGAGATGTCGGGCACGCCGTATGAGATGGGACTGGCGCACGGCAAGCGGTGCCAGGCGCTCATCAAGCGACTCGTGCGCAAGTTCGATGACATGATGATGCCTGCCGCGTACCACGAGGCCGGGCGGGAGGTCGTGCGCGGGGCCATGCCCATCGTCCAGCGCGAGGCGCCGGACCTGTATGAGGAGACCGAGGGCATCGCGGCGGGGGCTGGGATGAGCGTGGAGGACATCTTCCGGCTCAACTGCGCCTCCGAAGTGCACGCCTGGCGCGGCTGCAAGGACCTGGAGGCCGTGACGACCGTCCCCGATGGCTGCACGAGCTTCGCCGTGGAGCATGAGGGCAGCTCGCTGGTGGCCTGGAACATGGATTGGTGGCGGATTTGGCAGCCCTTCCTGGTGCTGCTGCATGGCCAGCCGGCGCAGGGGCCGCGCTTCCGCTGTGTCGCCTTCGCCGGCTGCGTCGGGCGGCCGGGGATTTCCGAGCGGATCGGCGTGTCGGCCAACTACCTGCCCTACCGGGCGGCCGCAAGCATCCCCTCGGGCCGGTCCGACTGGGCGGGGCCGGGCGTGCCCTACAACTACATGACGCGGATGCTGCTGCAGCAGACGAGCACCCCTGACGCACTGAAGCTGCTGGAGCGCGTGCCGCGGATGCTGTGCCTGAACTACACGATTGGCGACAGCCAGGGCCGCATCGCCTGCGTCGAGGCGCTACCGCATGAGATGGCTGTCCTCAAGCCGACAGAGGGCTTCCTGGTCCACGCCAACTCGTACCACTCACCGAAGCTGGACGGCCTGACCGAGGAGCAGCAGAAGACGAGCGACCCGCGGGCGTACCTGGCGCGGCAGATCCTCCGGGAGCGGGGCATGCCGCTGCAGCGCGCGGACATCTACGTCGCCCAGCGCGCGCACTTCCCCGGGGCGGATACCGGCGTGTGCGTCCACACGGTCTACGACAAGCCCAGCATGACGCTGCTGTCGTTCGTGGCGGATGTGGCGAAGCAGACGCTGTGGGTGGCCTACGGGTCGCCGTGCGAGCACCGGTTCCTGCCGTACCGCCCCCTCTGA
- a CDS encoding DUF1559 domain-containing protein, which produces MQKRGFTLIELLVVIAIIAILAAILFPVFAKAREKARQTSCLSNLRQLGTAAMSYCQDYDERFPIDYLVTGVVVVGGANQWRYLLYPYIKNWQIFQCPSGRGSYDFSSPYSQLCVNYGINGSVFTATGFAMGSILAPARVYFIGDSVHWFGSQYWTAYAGNGSDGYFNAGPTGTPSMATDEHSRHNGGSNLNFCDGHAKWMRNTDIVGNWSTLSNPSLP; this is translated from the coding sequence ATGCAGAAGCGCGGTTTCACGCTCATCGAGCTGCTCGTGGTCATCGCCATCATTGCCATTCTGGCGGCCATTCTCTTCCCCGTGTTCGCCAAGGCCCGTGAGAAGGCGCGCCAGACCAGTTGCCTGTCGAACCTGCGCCAACTGGGCACCGCCGCCATGTCCTACTGTCAGGACTATGACGAGAGATTCCCCATTGACTACCTCGTCACCGGGGTCGTGGTGGTCGGCGGCGCGAACCAGTGGCGCTATCTCCTGTACCCGTATATCAAGAACTGGCAGATCTTCCAGTGCCCCTCCGGTCGCGGTTCCTACGACTTCAGTAGCCCCTACTCGCAGTTGTGCGTCAACTACGGGATCAACGGCAGCGTCTTCACCGCCACCGGCTTCGCCATGGGCTCCATCCTCGCGCCGGCGCGGGTGTACTTCATCGGCGACTCCGTGCACTGGTTTGGCAGCCAGTACTGGACGGCCTATGCCGGCAACGGGTCGGACGGGTACTTCAACGCCGGTCCTACCGGCACCCCCTCCATGGCTACCGACGAGCACTCACGCCACAACGGCGGCTCCAACCTCAACTTCTGCGACGGGCACGCCAAGTGGATGCGGAACACTGACATCGTGGGGAACTGGAGTACGCTGTCCAACCCGAGCCTGCCCTGA
- a CDS encoding DUF1559 domain-containing protein, with product MQRRGFTLIELLVVIAIIAILAAILFPVFAKAREKARQSSCLSNLKQLALANLQYVQDFDERFIKGRIPDWGQGPPYFSFIQQLAPYVKNAQVFDCPSCSIRSYVGYNGCRSYPFNSLLWGQPLAGVQTPAETVMMADGTVNTYMGCWDMYYPSRGRRPDKLDGSDFPSGWGSGTTPNTQSYVYFNFCVRHNEMGNASFADGHAKAMKYDTLYAGGANTYFDLN from the coding sequence ATGCAGAGACGTGGCTTCACCCTCATCGAATTGCTGGTCGTGATCGCGATCATCGCCATCCTGGCGGCGATCCTCTTCCCGGTGTTCGCCAAGGCCCGGGAGAAGGCCCGGCAGTCGAGCTGTCTGTCGAACCTCAAGCAGCTCGCCCTGGCCAACCTGCAGTACGTTCAGGACTTCGACGAGCGTTTCATCAAGGGCCGCATCCCGGACTGGGGGCAGGGACCGCCCTACTTCAGCTTCATCCAGCAACTGGCGCCTTATGTGAAGAATGCCCAGGTGTTCGACTGCCCGAGTTGCTCGATCAGGTCCTATGTCGGTTACAACGGTTGCCGCAGCTACCCCTTCAACTCCCTGCTGTGGGGACAGCCCCTGGCCGGCGTCCAGACGCCCGCCGAGACGGTCATGATGGCCGATGGGACCGTGAACACGTACATGGGCTGCTGGGACATGTACTATCCCTCGCGGGGGCGACGGCCGGACAAGCTGGATGGCTCCGACTTCCCAAGCGGCTGGGGTAGCGGCACGACGCCCAACACGCAGAGCTATGTGTACTTCAACTTCTGCGTGCGCCACAACGAGATGGGCAATGCCAGCTTCGCCGACGGCCATGCCAAGGCGATGAAGTACGACACGCTGTACGCGGGTGGTGCCAACACCTACTTCGATCTCAACTAG
- a CDS encoding DUF1559 domain-containing protein, whose amino-acid sequence MQRRGFTLIELLVVIAIIAILAAILFPVFAKAREKARQSSCLSNLKQLALACMQYSQDYDERWPLAYMATTPRYSFITELEPYVKNAQVFDCPSQSVRSTVIYNGCRSYAFNNMQFGAAIGTINSPAETIMMGDATVNTYNGAWSLFRASNGHRIDKLNGGDYATWGGTTPVNTQAWVYMNFCERHNDMGNASFMDGHAKTMKYETLYAGGANTWFDSN is encoded by the coding sequence ATGCAGAGGCGTGGCTTCACCCTTATCGAGTTGTTGGTTGTCATCGCGATCATCGCCATTCTGGCGGCGATCCTGTTTCCGGTATTCGCCAAGGCACGCGAGAAGGCGCGCCAGTCAAGCTGCCTGTCGAACCTCAAGCAGCTTGCGCTGGCCTGCATGCAGTACTCGCAGGACTATGACGAGCGGTGGCCGCTGGCCTACATGGCTACCACGCCCCGCTACAGCTTCATCACCGAGCTTGAGCCGTACGTGAAGAACGCGCAGGTCTTCGACTGTCCGAGCCAGAGTGTGCGGTCAACTGTGATCTACAACGGCTGCCGCAGCTATGCCTTCAACAACATGCAGTTCGGCGCCGCCATCGGCACCATCAACTCCCCGGCCGAGACCATCATGATGGGCGACGCGACGGTGAACACCTACAATGGCGCGTGGTCGCTGTTCCGCGCCTCCAACGGGCACCGCATAGACAAGCTCAACGGCGGCGACTACGCCACGTGGGGTGGCACCACCCCGGTGAACACGCAGGCCTGGGTCTACATGAACTTCTGCGAGCGCCACAACGACATGGGCAATGCGAGCTTCATGGACGGGCATGCCAAGACCATGAAGTACGAGACGCTCTATGCGGGCGGCGCGAACACCTGGTTTGACAGCAACTAG